A single Ctenopharyngodon idella isolate HZGC_01 chromosome 22, HZGC01, whole genome shotgun sequence DNA region contains:
- the si:dkey-178k16.1 gene encoding band 4.1-like protein 1 isoform X4, translated as MSERSSTTKNTADGGYMDHDSKMSDEHRDTDDSSEKTPSRMSRSPQKSSKRPKTVPVKVTLLDGSAYETGVEKLCKGQVLLDAVCEHLNLLEKDYFGLTFSDTESQKNWLDPSKEIKKQIRVGPWHFSFAVKFYPPDPSQLIEDITRYYLCLQLREDILSGRLPCSFVTHALLGSYAVQAELGDYDPEEHGPDYISEFRFAPNQTRELEERVMELHRTYRGMSPAEAEINFLENAKKLSMYGVDLHHAKDSEGIDIMLGVCASGLLIYRDRLRINRFAWPKILKISYKRSNFYIKIRPGEVEKKYEQFESTIGFKLPNHRASKRLWKVCIEHHTFFRLVSPEPPPKGFLVIGSKFRYSGRTQAQTRQASALIDRPAPQFERSISRRYLLSRSIDGESALGDTMDRLSQHTSCEPVHSLPRDELDQDYLEPSLDQDLDQDHEQDVDQRLESDSTPSKTMELKREEAGSPVDSKTEQFLDKPEDVLQKHQASINELKRALREPNSKLVHREKRLSGASSGSTPEKKSASEESLLIEKQDGCQRDLPLSKKDEKSRSPRVASLATGFNRETEDRIREKSITTHSETREKQNVVKRTLTETILSPEKPLRNRAKSPALRYNHFQGAGSLEEKAYDNGHPQDRSLSENVIHTNGCDEYATERLWGDKKYITNREDETMNQDLARHVERSFGEASPNAAIDKYMRDRYNESRWERQSCEKESENTRATLQKQTSKQDPKGKGSTIQRHDSTASDTSQSEVKRIVPLKPERSKKLKGSKGAKLQGQPSEKSISGSFDEWEGTKSKEEQVGFDNALDGFFQHGNSAALESTGTFSKQDWMSNCHNREVREYSRQSVQDRPQLRDLKNSADHRLSIEQDQFLFEDPLFMFDFPTNSAFPAFDQIPPLYPPVKSQRARDTRTKPITKSDSGNSLHKSSTMESSKRKPVEPLPTPAIHAEPQEEAQREPWERRLGSVSEDDPDPDTLYLKETHLGIERKCSSITVSSTSSLEAEVDFTVLMDFQSGIEEFSRGMTELGEKDFSPEFGFSDRPTHPAFILGADPIYLPEERHVEVQRPVEKPKPVVEQKPPEERKPEPFVPKKAPRSVKAAQALRKDSTEQANAQSMRRESSESPPIHPLSRESSEIIASQALRKTEVKIETQPNGSEVTTTIMEIADPDHGISGMREAAYSMTERVSPVNLGSLGRDGSPLMVTENVTSATTTHVTKTVKGGYSETRIEKRIIITGDDDVDQDQALAMAIKEAKQQHPDMLVTKAVVVRETESSTQDPHGELKS; from the exons AAGCTCTGCAAAGGACAAGTGTTACTGGATGCGGTATGTGAACATCTCAACCTCTTGGAGAAGGACTACTTCGGCTTAACCTTCAGTGACACAGAGAGCCAAAAG AATTGGCTAGATCCTTCAAAAGAAATCAAGAAACAAATCCGTG TGGGTCCCTGGCATTTCTCCTTTGCTGTCAAATTCTATCCTCCCGATCCGTCTCAGCTGATTGAAGACATCACACG GTATTACCTGTGTCTGCAGCTGAGGGAGGACATACTGTCAGGTCGTTTGCCCTGCTCGTTTGTCACTCATGCTCTACTGGGCTCATACGCCGTTCAGGCTGAGCTGGGAGACTATGACCCAGAGGAACACGGGCCAGACTACATCAGCGAGTTCCGCTTCGCCCCCAATCAGACCCGTGAGCTGGAGGAGAGGGTGATGGAGCTGCACCGCACCTACAG GGGCATGAGTCCTGCAGAGGCCGAGATCAACTTCCTGGAGAACGCCAAGAAACTCTCCATGTATGGCGTTGATCTCCATCATGCTAAG GACTCTGAAGGCATTGACATCATGCTAGGAGTGTGTGCCAGTGGCCTCTTGATCTATAGAGACCGGCTGCGTATCAACCGATTCGCCTGGCCCAAGATCCTCAAAATATCCTACAAGAGAAGCAACTTCTACATCAAAATCCGACCTGGAGAGGTAGAGAAAAAG TACGAGCAGTTTGAGAGCACCATTGGCTTCAAGCTGCCCAACCACCGTGCCTCTAAGCGCTTGTGGAAGGTCTGCATTGAACATCACACATTTTTCAG GTTGGTCTCTCCTGAGCCTCCCCCTAAAGGTTTTCTTGTGATTGGCTCGAAGTTCCGCTACAGTGGGCGGACCCAAGCCCAGACTCGCCAGGCCAGTGctttgattgacaggccagCTCCTCAGTTTGAACGATCAATTAGTAGGAGGTACCTGCTGTCCCGCAGCATAGATGGAG AGTCTGCTTTAGGGGACACTATGGACCGACTCTCCCAGCACACCTCTTGCGAGCCTGTGCATAGTCTTCCCAGAGATGAGCTGGACCAGGACTACCTGGAGCCCAGTCTGGATCAGGACCTGGACCAAGATCATGAACAAGATGTAGATCAGCGACTAGAGAGCGACTCCACTCCCTCTAAGACTATGGAGCTCAAG AGGGAGGAGGCAGGCTCTCCTGTAGACTCTAAGACAGAG CAGTTCCTGGATAAACCAGAGGATGTGTTGCAAAAACATCAAGCCAGCATCAATGAGCTGAAAAGAGCGCTGAGAGAGCCCAACAGCAAACTGGTCCACAGAGAGAAACGTCTCTCTGGAGCTTCATCCGGTAGCACTCCGGAGAAAAAATCT GCCTCAGAGGAGTCCCTATTGATTGAGAAGCAAGATGGTTGTCAAAGAGACCTGCCCCTCAGTAAAAAAGACGAAAAGAGCAGGAGTCCTAGAGTAGCTTCATTAGCCACTGGATTCAACAGAGAGACAGAAGacagaataagagaaaaatcCATCACCACACACAGTGAAacgagagaaaaacaaaatgtagtaAAAAGGACCTTAACAGAAACCATCCTATCACCAGAGAAGCCCCTGAGAAATCGTGCTAAGAGCCCTGCTTTAAGGTACAACCATTTCCAGGGAGCTGGTTCTTTGGAGGAGAAAGCATATGATAATGGGCACCCGCAGGACAGATCTTTGTCAGAGAATGTCATTCATACAAATGGATGCGATGAATATGCAACAGAGAGACTCTGGGGCGATAAAAAGTACATAACCAATAGAGAAGACGAGACCATGAATCAAGACTTAGCAAGGCATGTAGAAAGAAGCTTCGGAGAGGCTTCTCCCAATGCAGCCATAGACAAATATATGAGAGATCGATATAATGAAAGCCGATGGGAGAGACAATCCTGTGAAAAAGAATCCGAGAACACCAGAGCTACTTTACAGAAGCAAACATCTAAACAAGATCCTAAAGGTAAAGGCTCAACAATCCAGAGACATGATTCTACTGCAAGCGACACATCACAGTCCGAGGTGAAACGAATTGTTCCACTGAAGCCTGAGCGGTCGAAGAAGTTGAAAGGCAGTAAAGGAGCCAAGCTGCAAGGACAACCAAGTGAGAAGAGCATTTCAGGATCATTTGATGAATGGGAAGGGACCAAGTCTAAAGAAGAGCAAGTTGGGTTCGATAATGCCCTGGATGGCTTTTTTCAGCACGGAAATTCTGCTGCTTTAGAAAGCACTGGAACTTTTTCCAAGCAAGACTGGATGAGTAattgtcacaatagggaagtcAGAGAATATAGCCGACAGTCTGTCCAAGACAGGCCCCAATTAAGAGATCTCAAGAACAGTGCAGACCACAGACTTAGTATCGAACAAGATCAGTTTCTTTTTGAAGATCCATTGTTTATGTTTGACTTTCCCACCAATTCAGCATTTCCAGCCTTTGACCAGATTCCCCCTTTATACCCACCTGTAAAATCCCAGAGGGCAAGAGATACACGTACCAAACCAATCACCAAAAGTGATTCTGGCAACAGTCTTCACAAGAGCTCCACCATGGAATCTTCCAAGAGGAAACCAGTG GAGCCCCTTCCCACTCCAGCAATTCATGCGGAGCCTCAGGAGGAAGCGCAG AGAGAGCCCTGGGAGAGACGCTTGGGATCAGTATCAGAAGATGACCCTGACCCAGACACTCTGTACCTGAAGGAGACTCACCTGGGCATTGAGCGCAAATGCTCGAGTATCACTGTTAGCTCAACATCTAGCCTGGAGGCTGAGGTGGACTTCACTGTGCTCATGGACTTCCAATCGGGTATTGAGGAATTTTCTAGAGGCATGACTGAGCTGGGGGAGAAAGACTTCTCACCTGAGTTTGGCTTCTCTGACCGTCCCACCCATCCAGCCTTTATACTGGGAGCAGATCCTATCTACCTTCCAGAAGAGAGACATGTAGAAGTTCAGAGGCCCGTAGAGAAACCAAAGCCCGTTGTAGAACAGAAGCCACCAGAGGAACGTAAACCGGAG CCTTTTGTACCTAAGAAAGCTCCACGGTCAGTGAAAGCTGCCCAAGCCCTGAGGAAAGACTCTACAGAACAAGCTAATGCCCAGTCGATGAGAAGGGAGAGCTCTGAATCGCCCCCAATCCATCCTCTAAGCAGAGAGAGCAGTGAAATCATTGCCTCCCAAGCTCTAAGGAAGACCGAGGTCAAGATCGAGACGCAGCCCAATGGCTCTGAGGTCACCACAACCATAATGGAGATTGCAGACCCG GACCACGGTATTAGTGGTATGCGAGAGGCTGCATACTCTATGACAGAGAGAGTCTCTCCT GTGAACCTGGGATCATTAGGTAGAGATGGTTCTCCTCTAATGGTAACTGAGAATGTAACATCAGCCACTACAACGCATGTTACAAAG acGGTGAAAGGAGGCTACTCAGAGACAAGAATTGAAAAGAGGATTATCATTACCGGTGATGATGACGTCGATCAAGATCAG GCGCTCGCCATGGCAATAAAAGAAGCCAAGCAACAGCACCCTGACATGTTGGTAACCAAGGCTGTAGTTGTCAGGGAAACAGAATCTTCCACTCAAGATCCACATGGGGAATTGAAG TCCTGA
- the si:dkey-178k16.1 gene encoding band 4.1-like protein 1 isoform X6, translated as MSERSSTTKNTADGGYMDHDSKMSDEHRDTDDSSEKTPSRMSRSPQKSSKRPKTVPVKVTLLDGSAYETGVEKLCKGQVLLDAVCEHLNLLEKDYFGLTFSDTESQKNWLDPSKEIKKQIRVGPWHFSFAVKFYPPDPSQLIEDITRYYLCLQLREDILSGRLPCSFVTHALLGSYAVQAELGDYDPEEHGPDYISEFRFAPNQTRELEERVMELHRTYRGMSPAEAEINFLENAKKLSMYGVDLHHAKDSEGIDIMLGVCASGLLIYRDRLRINRFAWPKILKISYKRSNFYIKIRPGEVEKKYEQFESTIGFKLPNHRASKRLWKVCIEHHTFFRLVSPEPPPKGFLVIGSKFRYSGRTQAQTRQASALIDRPAPQFERSISRRYLLSRSIDGESALGDTMDRLSQHTSCEPVHSLPRDELDQDYLEPSLDQDLDQDHEQDVDQRLESDSTPSKTMELKREEAGSPVDSKTESDQDLAPRPKQEQFLDKPEDVLQKHQASINELKRALREPNSKLVHREKRLSGASSGSTPEKKSASEESLLIEKQDGCQRDLPLSKKDEKSRSPRVASLATGFNRETEDRIREKSITTHSETREKQNVVKRTLTETILSPEKPLRNRAKSPALRYNHFQGAGSLEEKAYDNGHPQDRSLSENVIHTNGCDEYATERLWGDKKYITNREDETMNQDLARHVERSFGEASPNAAIDKYMRDRYNESRWERQSCEKESENTRATLQKQTSKQDPKGKGSTIQRHDSTASDTSQSEVKRIVPLKPERSKKLKGSKGAKLQGQPSEKSISGSFDEWEGTKSKEEQVGFDNALDGFFQHGNSAALESTGTFSKQDWMSNCHNREVREYSRQSVQDRPQLRDLKNSADHRLSIEQDQFLFEDPLFMFDFPTNSAFPAFDQIPPLYPPVKSQRARDTRTKPITKSDSGNSLHKSSTMESSKRKPVREPWERRLGSVSEDDPDPDTLYLKETHLGIERKCSSITVSSTSSLEAEVDFTVLMDFQSGIEEFSRGMTELGEKDFSPEFGFSDRPTHPAFILGADPIYLPEERHVEVQRPVEKPKPVVEQKPPEERKPEPFVPKKAPRSVKAAQALRKDSTEQANAQSMRRESSESPPIHPLSRESSEIIASQALRKTEVKIETQPNGSEVTTTIMEIADPDHGISGMREAAYSMTERVSPVNLGSLGRDGSPLMVTENVTSATTTHVTKTVKGGYSETRIEKRIIITGDDDVDQDQALAMAIKEAKQQHPDMLVTKAVVVRETESSTQDPHGELKS; from the exons AAGCTCTGCAAAGGACAAGTGTTACTGGATGCGGTATGTGAACATCTCAACCTCTTGGAGAAGGACTACTTCGGCTTAACCTTCAGTGACACAGAGAGCCAAAAG AATTGGCTAGATCCTTCAAAAGAAATCAAGAAACAAATCCGTG TGGGTCCCTGGCATTTCTCCTTTGCTGTCAAATTCTATCCTCCCGATCCGTCTCAGCTGATTGAAGACATCACACG GTATTACCTGTGTCTGCAGCTGAGGGAGGACATACTGTCAGGTCGTTTGCCCTGCTCGTTTGTCACTCATGCTCTACTGGGCTCATACGCCGTTCAGGCTGAGCTGGGAGACTATGACCCAGAGGAACACGGGCCAGACTACATCAGCGAGTTCCGCTTCGCCCCCAATCAGACCCGTGAGCTGGAGGAGAGGGTGATGGAGCTGCACCGCACCTACAG GGGCATGAGTCCTGCAGAGGCCGAGATCAACTTCCTGGAGAACGCCAAGAAACTCTCCATGTATGGCGTTGATCTCCATCATGCTAAG GACTCTGAAGGCATTGACATCATGCTAGGAGTGTGTGCCAGTGGCCTCTTGATCTATAGAGACCGGCTGCGTATCAACCGATTCGCCTGGCCCAAGATCCTCAAAATATCCTACAAGAGAAGCAACTTCTACATCAAAATCCGACCTGGAGAGGTAGAGAAAAAG TACGAGCAGTTTGAGAGCACCATTGGCTTCAAGCTGCCCAACCACCGTGCCTCTAAGCGCTTGTGGAAGGTCTGCATTGAACATCACACATTTTTCAG GTTGGTCTCTCCTGAGCCTCCCCCTAAAGGTTTTCTTGTGATTGGCTCGAAGTTCCGCTACAGTGGGCGGACCCAAGCCCAGACTCGCCAGGCCAGTGctttgattgacaggccagCTCCTCAGTTTGAACGATCAATTAGTAGGAGGTACCTGCTGTCCCGCAGCATAGATGGAG AGTCTGCTTTAGGGGACACTATGGACCGACTCTCCCAGCACACCTCTTGCGAGCCTGTGCATAGTCTTCCCAGAGATGAGCTGGACCAGGACTACCTGGAGCCCAGTCTGGATCAGGACCTGGACCAAGATCATGAACAAGATGTAGATCAGCGACTAGAGAGCGACTCCACTCCCTCTAAGACTATGGAGCTCAAG AGGGAGGAGGCAGGCTCTCCTGTAGACTCTAAGACAGAG TCGGACCAGGACTTGGCCCCACGTCCTAAACAGGAG CAGTTCCTGGATAAACCAGAGGATGTGTTGCAAAAACATCAAGCCAGCATCAATGAGCTGAAAAGAGCGCTGAGAGAGCCCAACAGCAAACTGGTCCACAGAGAGAAACGTCTCTCTGGAGCTTCATCCGGTAGCACTCCGGAGAAAAAATCT GCCTCAGAGGAGTCCCTATTGATTGAGAAGCAAGATGGTTGTCAAAGAGACCTGCCCCTCAGTAAAAAAGACGAAAAGAGCAGGAGTCCTAGAGTAGCTTCATTAGCCACTGGATTCAACAGAGAGACAGAAGacagaataagagaaaaatcCATCACCACACACAGTGAAacgagagaaaaacaaaatgtagtaAAAAGGACCTTAACAGAAACCATCCTATCACCAGAGAAGCCCCTGAGAAATCGTGCTAAGAGCCCTGCTTTAAGGTACAACCATTTCCAGGGAGCTGGTTCTTTGGAGGAGAAAGCATATGATAATGGGCACCCGCAGGACAGATCTTTGTCAGAGAATGTCATTCATACAAATGGATGCGATGAATATGCAACAGAGAGACTCTGGGGCGATAAAAAGTACATAACCAATAGAGAAGACGAGACCATGAATCAAGACTTAGCAAGGCATGTAGAAAGAAGCTTCGGAGAGGCTTCTCCCAATGCAGCCATAGACAAATATATGAGAGATCGATATAATGAAAGCCGATGGGAGAGACAATCCTGTGAAAAAGAATCCGAGAACACCAGAGCTACTTTACAGAAGCAAACATCTAAACAAGATCCTAAAGGTAAAGGCTCAACAATCCAGAGACATGATTCTACTGCAAGCGACACATCACAGTCCGAGGTGAAACGAATTGTTCCACTGAAGCCTGAGCGGTCGAAGAAGTTGAAAGGCAGTAAAGGAGCCAAGCTGCAAGGACAACCAAGTGAGAAGAGCATTTCAGGATCATTTGATGAATGGGAAGGGACCAAGTCTAAAGAAGAGCAAGTTGGGTTCGATAATGCCCTGGATGGCTTTTTTCAGCACGGAAATTCTGCTGCTTTAGAAAGCACTGGAACTTTTTCCAAGCAAGACTGGATGAGTAattgtcacaatagggaagtcAGAGAATATAGCCGACAGTCTGTCCAAGACAGGCCCCAATTAAGAGATCTCAAGAACAGTGCAGACCACAGACTTAGTATCGAACAAGATCAGTTTCTTTTTGAAGATCCATTGTTTATGTTTGACTTTCCCACCAATTCAGCATTTCCAGCCTTTGACCAGATTCCCCCTTTATACCCACCTGTAAAATCCCAGAGGGCAAGAGATACACGTACCAAACCAATCACCAAAAGTGATTCTGGCAACAGTCTTCACAAGAGCTCCACCATGGAATCTTCCAAGAGGAAACCAGTG AGAGAGCCCTGGGAGAGACGCTTGGGATCAGTATCAGAAGATGACCCTGACCCAGACACTCTGTACCTGAAGGAGACTCACCTGGGCATTGAGCGCAAATGCTCGAGTATCACTGTTAGCTCAACATCTAGCCTGGAGGCTGAGGTGGACTTCACTGTGCTCATGGACTTCCAATCGGGTATTGAGGAATTTTCTAGAGGCATGACTGAGCTGGGGGAGAAAGACTTCTCACCTGAGTTTGGCTTCTCTGACCGTCCCACCCATCCAGCCTTTATACTGGGAGCAGATCCTATCTACCTTCCAGAAGAGAGACATGTAGAAGTTCAGAGGCCCGTAGAGAAACCAAAGCCCGTTGTAGAACAGAAGCCACCAGAGGAACGTAAACCGGAG CCTTTTGTACCTAAGAAAGCTCCACGGTCAGTGAAAGCTGCCCAAGCCCTGAGGAAAGACTCTACAGAACAAGCTAATGCCCAGTCGATGAGAAGGGAGAGCTCTGAATCGCCCCCAATCCATCCTCTAAGCAGAGAGAGCAGTGAAATCATTGCCTCCCAAGCTCTAAGGAAGACCGAGGTCAAGATCGAGACGCAGCCCAATGGCTCTGAGGTCACCACAACCATAATGGAGATTGCAGACCCG GACCACGGTATTAGTGGTATGCGAGAGGCTGCATACTCTATGACAGAGAGAGTCTCTCCT GTGAACCTGGGATCATTAGGTAGAGATGGTTCTCCTCTAATGGTAACTGAGAATGTAACATCAGCCACTACAACGCATGTTACAAAG acGGTGAAAGGAGGCTACTCAGAGACAAGAATTGAAAAGAGGATTATCATTACCGGTGATGATGACGTCGATCAAGATCAG GCGCTCGCCATGGCAATAAAAGAAGCCAAGCAACAGCACCCTGACATGTTGGTAACCAAGGCTGTAGTTGTCAGGGAAACAGAATCTTCCACTCAAGATCCACATGGGGAATTGAAG TCCTGA
- the si:dkey-178k16.1 gene encoding band 4.1-like protein 1 isoform X8, whose protein sequence is MSERSSTTKNTADGGYMDHDSKMSDEHRDTDDSSEKTPSRMSRSPQKSSKRPKTVPVKVTLLDGSAYETGVEKLCKGQVLLDAVCEHLNLLEKDYFGLTFSDTESQKNWLDPSKEIKKQIRVGPWHFSFAVKFYPPDPSQLIEDITRYYLCLQLREDILSGRLPCSFVTHALLGSYAVQAELGDYDPEEHGPDYISEFRFAPNQTRELEERVMELHRTYRGMSPAEAEINFLENAKKLSMYGVDLHHAKDSEGIDIMLGVCASGLLIYRDRLRINRFAWPKILKISYKRSNFYIKIRPGEVEKKYEQFESTIGFKLPNHRASKRLWKVCIEHHTFFRLVSPEPPPKGFLVIGSKFRYSGRTQAQTRQASALIDRPAPQFERSISRRYLLSRSIDGESALGDTMDRLSQHTSCEPVHSLPRDELDQDYLEPSLDQDLDQDHEQDVDQRLESDSTPSKTMELKFLDKPEDVLQKHQASINELKRALREPNSKLVHREKRLSGASSGSTPEKKSASEESLLIEKQDGCQRDLPLSKKDEKSRSPRVASLATGFNRETEDRIREKSITTHSETREKQNVVKRTLTETILSPEKPLRNRAKSPALRYNHFQGAGSLEEKAYDNGHPQDRSLSENVIHTNGCDEYATERLWGDKKYITNREDETMNQDLARHVERSFGEASPNAAIDKYMRDRYNESRWERQSCEKESENTRATLQKQTSKQDPKGKGSTIQRHDSTASDTSQSEVKRIVPLKPERSKKLKGSKGAKLQGQPSEKSISGSFDEWEGTKSKEEQVGFDNALDGFFQHGNSAALESTGTFSKQDWMSNCHNREVREYSRQSVQDRPQLRDLKNSADHRLSIEQDQFLFEDPLFMFDFPTNSAFPAFDQIPPLYPPVKSQRARDTRTKPITKSDSGNSLHKSSTMESSKRKPVEPLPTPAIHAEPQEEAQREPWERRLGSVSEDDPDPDTLYLKETHLGIERKCSSITVSSTSSLEAEVDFTVLMDFQSGIEEFSRGMTELGEKDFSPEFGFSDRPTHPAFILGADPIYLPEERHVEVQRPVEKPKPVVEQKPPEERKPEPFVPKKAPRSVKAAQALRKDSTEQANAQSMRRESSESPPIHPLSRESSEIIASQALRKTEVKIETQPNGSEVTTTIMEIADPDHGISGMREAAYSMTERVSPVNLGSLGRDGSPLMVTENVTSATTTHVTKTVKGGYSETRIEKRIIITGDDDVDQDQALAMAIKEAKQQHPDMLVTKAVVVRETESSTQDPHGELKS, encoded by the exons AAGCTCTGCAAAGGACAAGTGTTACTGGATGCGGTATGTGAACATCTCAACCTCTTGGAGAAGGACTACTTCGGCTTAACCTTCAGTGACACAGAGAGCCAAAAG AATTGGCTAGATCCTTCAAAAGAAATCAAGAAACAAATCCGTG TGGGTCCCTGGCATTTCTCCTTTGCTGTCAAATTCTATCCTCCCGATCCGTCTCAGCTGATTGAAGACATCACACG GTATTACCTGTGTCTGCAGCTGAGGGAGGACATACTGTCAGGTCGTTTGCCCTGCTCGTTTGTCACTCATGCTCTACTGGGCTCATACGCCGTTCAGGCTGAGCTGGGAGACTATGACCCAGAGGAACACGGGCCAGACTACATCAGCGAGTTCCGCTTCGCCCCCAATCAGACCCGTGAGCTGGAGGAGAGGGTGATGGAGCTGCACCGCACCTACAG GGGCATGAGTCCTGCAGAGGCCGAGATCAACTTCCTGGAGAACGCCAAGAAACTCTCCATGTATGGCGTTGATCTCCATCATGCTAAG GACTCTGAAGGCATTGACATCATGCTAGGAGTGTGTGCCAGTGGCCTCTTGATCTATAGAGACCGGCTGCGTATCAACCGATTCGCCTGGCCCAAGATCCTCAAAATATCCTACAAGAGAAGCAACTTCTACATCAAAATCCGACCTGGAGAGGTAGAGAAAAAG TACGAGCAGTTTGAGAGCACCATTGGCTTCAAGCTGCCCAACCACCGTGCCTCTAAGCGCTTGTGGAAGGTCTGCATTGAACATCACACATTTTTCAG GTTGGTCTCTCCTGAGCCTCCCCCTAAAGGTTTTCTTGTGATTGGCTCGAAGTTCCGCTACAGTGGGCGGACCCAAGCCCAGACTCGCCAGGCCAGTGctttgattgacaggccagCTCCTCAGTTTGAACGATCAATTAGTAGGAGGTACCTGCTGTCCCGCAGCATAGATGGAG AGTCTGCTTTAGGGGACACTATGGACCGACTCTCCCAGCACACCTCTTGCGAGCCTGTGCATAGTCTTCCCAGAGATGAGCTGGACCAGGACTACCTGGAGCCCAGTCTGGATCAGGACCTGGACCAAGATCATGAACAAGATGTAGATCAGCGACTAGAGAGCGACTCCACTCCCTCTAAGACTATGGAGCTCAAG TTCCTGGATAAACCAGAGGATGTGTTGCAAAAACATCAAGCCAGCATCAATGAGCTGAAAAGAGCGCTGAGAGAGCCCAACAGCAAACTGGTCCACAGAGAGAAACGTCTCTCTGGAGCTTCATCCGGTAGCACTCCGGAGAAAAAATCT GCCTCAGAGGAGTCCCTATTGATTGAGAAGCAAGATGGTTGTCAAAGAGACCTGCCCCTCAGTAAAAAAGACGAAAAGAGCAGGAGTCCTAGAGTAGCTTCATTAGCCACTGGATTCAACAGAGAGACAGAAGacagaataagagaaaaatcCATCACCACACACAGTGAAacgagagaaaaacaaaatgtagtaAAAAGGACCTTAACAGAAACCATCCTATCACCAGAGAAGCCCCTGAGAAATCGTGCTAAGAGCCCTGCTTTAAGGTACAACCATTTCCAGGGAGCTGGTTCTTTGGAGGAGAAAGCATATGATAATGGGCACCCGCAGGACAGATCTTTGTCAGAGAATGTCATTCATACAAATGGATGCGATGAATATGCAACAGAGAGACTCTGGGGCGATAAAAAGTACATAACCAATAGAGAAGACGAGACCATGAATCAAGACTTAGCAAGGCATGTAGAAAGAAGCTTCGGAGAGGCTTCTCCCAATGCAGCCATAGACAAATATATGAGAGATCGATATAATGAAAGCCGATGGGAGAGACAATCCTGTGAAAAAGAATCCGAGAACACCAGAGCTACTTTACAGAAGCAAACATCTAAACAAGATCCTAAAGGTAAAGGCTCAACAATCCAGAGACATGATTCTACTGCAAGCGACACATCACAGTCCGAGGTGAAACGAATTGTTCCACTGAAGCCTGAGCGGTCGAAGAAGTTGAAAGGCAGTAAAGGAGCCAAGCTGCAAGGACAACCAAGTGAGAAGAGCATTTCAGGATCATTTGATGAATGGGAAGGGACCAAGTCTAAAGAAGAGCAAGTTGGGTTCGATAATGCCCTGGATGGCTTTTTTCAGCACGGAAATTCTGCTGCTTTAGAAAGCACTGGAACTTTTTCCAAGCAAGACTGGATGAGTAattgtcacaatagggaagtcAGAGAATATAGCCGACAGTCTGTCCAAGACAGGCCCCAATTAAGAGATCTCAAGAACAGTGCAGACCACAGACTTAGTATCGAACAAGATCAGTTTCTTTTTGAAGATCCATTGTTTATGTTTGACTTTCCCACCAATTCAGCATTTCCAGCCTTTGACCAGATTCCCCCTTTATACCCACCTGTAAAATCCCAGAGGGCAAGAGATACACGTACCAAACCAATCACCAAAAGTGATTCTGGCAACAGTCTTCACAAGAGCTCCACCATGGAATCTTCCAAGAGGAAACCAGTG GAGCCCCTTCCCACTCCAGCAATTCATGCGGAGCCTCAGGAGGAAGCGCAG AGAGAGCCCTGGGAGAGACGCTTGGGATCAGTATCAGAAGATGACCCTGACCCAGACACTCTGTACCTGAAGGAGACTCACCTGGGCATTGAGCGCAAATGCTCGAGTATCACTGTTAGCTCAACATCTAGCCTGGAGGCTGAGGTGGACTTCACTGTGCTCATGGACTTCCAATCGGGTATTGAGGAATTTTCTAGAGGCATGACTGAGCTGGGGGAGAAAGACTTCTCACCTGAGTTTGGCTTCTCTGACCGTCCCACCCATCCAGCCTTTATACTGGGAGCAGATCCTATCTACCTTCCAGAAGAGAGACATGTAGAAGTTCAGAGGCCCGTAGAGAAACCAAAGCCCGTTGTAGAACAGAAGCCACCAGAGGAACGTAAACCGGAG CCTTTTGTACCTAAGAAAGCTCCACGGTCAGTGAAAGCTGCCCAAGCCCTGAGGAAAGACTCTACAGAACAAGCTAATGCCCAGTCGATGAGAAGGGAGAGCTCTGAATCGCCCCCAATCCATCCTCTAAGCAGAGAGAGCAGTGAAATCATTGCCTCCCAAGCTCTAAGGAAGACCGAGGTCAAGATCGAGACGCAGCCCAATGGCTCTGAGGTCACCACAACCATAATGGAGATTGCAGACCCG GACCACGGTATTAGTGGTATGCGAGAGGCTGCATACTCTATGACAGAGAGAGTCTCTCCT GTGAACCTGGGATCATTAGGTAGAGATGGTTCTCCTCTAATGGTAACTGAGAATGTAACATCAGCCACTACAACGCATGTTACAAAG acGGTGAAAGGAGGCTACTCAGAGACAAGAATTGAAAAGAGGATTATCATTACCGGTGATGATGACGTCGATCAAGATCAG GCGCTCGCCATGGCAATAAAAGAAGCCAAGCAACAGCACCCTGACATGTTGGTAACCAAGGCTGTAGTTGTCAGGGAAACAGAATCTTCCACTCAAGATCCACATGGGGAATTGAAG TCCTGA